From one Bifidobacterium sp. WK012_4_13 genomic stretch:
- a CDS encoding glycosyltransferase, with amino-acid sequence MTRILAFGTYNKRKHPRVGIIIDGLRQHGCEVREINHPLTLSTAGRVELLKKPWNLLGFAADVMGLWIRLRRDAKRWIRDNGRPDAVLVGYMGHFDVLLAHHLFHGIPILLDHLIFAGDTARDRGASGLKVKLLRHLDRMAIDASSLVLLDTEEHKAMLRPGDHGIVVPVGASEEWYEARSNAHKRDKGIIFYGLYTPLQGTPVIAEAIRLLAKRGVTPHVTLVGQGQDYDAVHSRLERLENVEFIDWVEPEDLPRLVAEYCIALGIFSTTPKGLHVVPNKVYQSMAAGCAVITSDTAPQRRELGDSALFTQPGSSEALSEAILQLLENPSKLEGLMKDAERSSQRFTAFEITRPIVRWLQARHEFAVIHTSRITDQREGR; translated from the coding sequence ATGACACGGATACTCGCCTTCGGCACATATAACAAGCGAAAGCACCCCAGAGTCGGCATCATTATCGATGGACTTCGGCAGCATGGGTGCGAGGTCAGGGAAATCAACCATCCTCTGACGCTTTCCACCGCAGGTCGTGTGGAACTCCTCAAAAAACCGTGGAATCTCCTCGGCTTTGCCGCAGATGTCATGGGTCTATGGATTCGATTGCGCCGTGACGCCAAGCGATGGATTCGTGACAATGGCAGGCCAGATGCCGTTCTCGTGGGATACATGGGCCATTTTGACGTATTGCTGGCGCATCATCTGTTCCATGGCATTCCCATCCTGCTGGACCACCTCATCTTTGCAGGTGACACGGCAAGGGACCGAGGTGCCTCAGGGCTGAAGGTCAAGCTGCTCAGGCATCTCGACCGCATGGCGATCGACGCATCCTCACTGGTGCTGCTCGATACGGAAGAGCATAAGGCTATGCTCCGTCCAGGAGACCATGGAATCGTCGTTCCCGTCGGGGCGAGCGAGGAATGGTACGAGGCACGTTCGAACGCCCATAAGCGCGACAAGGGCATCATATTCTATGGTCTCTATACGCCGCTGCAGGGAACTCCGGTGATTGCAGAGGCAATCCGCCTGCTTGCAAAGCGTGGCGTGACTCCTCATGTGACGCTTGTCGGTCAGGGACAGGACTATGACGCCGTGCATTCACGGCTTGAACGACTGGAAAACGTTGAATTCATCGATTGGGTCGAGCCTGAGGACCTCCCCCGCCTCGTAGCCGAATACTGCATAGCCCTTGGCATTTTTTCAACGACCCCCAAGGGCCTTCACGTGGTGCCGAACAAGGTCTATCAATCCATGGCGGCAGGCTGCGCGGTGATTACGAGCGACACGGCGCCACAGCGTCGTGAGCTGGGAGACAGCGCACTCTTCACGCAGCCAGGCAGCTCCGAAGCTCTCAGCGAGGCAATCCTGCAGCTGTTGGAGAACCCTTCGAAGCTGGAAGGATTGATGAAGGATGCCGAGCGCAGCTCACAGCGCTTCACCGCCTTTGAGATAACACGTCCGATCGTGCGATGGCTGCAAGCGAGGCATGAATTCGCGGTTATCCACACATCGCGCATCACTGACCAGCGCGAAGGTCGATAG
- a CDS encoding glycosyltransferase family 2 protein, with translation MKLFIQIPCLNEEQTLPLVLKKIPKAIPGVDDIELMIVDDGCSDNTVEVARRLGVRHVVHHAKPMGLARAFRDGVDYALKHGADIVVNTDGDNQYPSEMIGELAQPVIRGEAEIVVGDRQTSKIKEFSMFKRLMQRFGSWVVNKAAGTHIPDAASGFRAYSRTALMQLNIVTEFSYCMETIIQAGNKRLAITSYAITTNPKTRESRLFTNIFEHMAKSGGAIVRSFLMFKAHVIFLWSTVIFGILGLFPFVRYLAYLVEGESRGHIQSLLAGTTLLTCALISLALLIISEVQRIQRKLVEDELERTKEIMYSKPYQKIWEQERADSARPIDEPSSSTV, from the coding sequence ATGAAGCTCTTCATACAAATTCCATGCCTTAATGAGGAGCAAACGCTTCCTCTGGTATTGAAGAAGATTCCCAAGGCGATTCCAGGAGTCGATGATATCGAGCTCATGATCGTAGACGATGGCTGCTCCGACAACACCGTCGAGGTGGCTCGTCGCTTGGGTGTAAGGCATGTCGTCCACCATGCGAAGCCTATGGGACTGGCCCGGGCCTTTCGCGATGGCGTTGACTACGCATTGAAGCATGGTGCTGACATCGTCGTGAACACTGACGGCGACAACCAGTACCCCAGTGAGATGATTGGCGAGCTGGCGCAGCCCGTGATCCGTGGCGAAGCCGAAATCGTGGTCGGAGATCGTCAGACTTCGAAAATCAAGGAATTCTCAATGTTCAAGCGTCTGATGCAACGCTTCGGATCCTGGGTGGTGAACAAGGCTGCCGGCACGCATATTCCCGATGCCGCAAGCGGTTTCAGGGCCTATTCCCGCACGGCGCTCATGCAGCTGAACATCGTGACCGAATTCAGCTATTGCATGGAAACGATCATCCAGGCGGGCAACAAGCGTCTGGCAATCACCAGCTATGCGATAACCACCAACCCAAAGACCCGCGAATCGCGTCTCTTCACCAACATATTCGAGCACATGGCGAAGTCGGGCGGCGCCATCGTCCGCAGCTTCCTGATGTTCAAGGCCCATGTAATATTTCTGTGGTCGACCGTGATATTCGGCATCCTCGGTCTCTTCCCCTTCGTTCGCTATCTTGCGTATCTTGTCGAGGGTGAGAGCAGAGGTCACATCCAGTCGCTCCTTGCAGGAACCACTCTGCTGACGTGCGCCCTCATCTCACTCGCGCTGCTGATCATCTCTGAGGTGCAGCGCATCCAGCGCAAGCTTGTCGAGGACGAACTCGAACGAACCAAGGAAATCATGTACTCGAAGCCTTACCAGAAAATCTGGGAGCAGGAGAGAGCGGATTCGGCACGACCCATTGACGAACCGTCTTCGTCCACGGTCTGA